One window of Microbacterium sediminis genomic DNA carries:
- a CDS encoding sugar phosphate nucleotidyltransferase, translating to MLNENLQAVLSASTATLIDALGAIDRGAGGLSCLVDDDGRLVAVLTDGDVRRALLGGAALEDPAERFAVRNPHTVPSGTSRASVLDLMKSLRISAVPEIDESGRLRAIHTLSDIVGGRVLPNYAVIMAGGKGTRLGELTKHRPKPLMMVAGRAIIEWVILGLVGDGVRNIFVSVNHMADQIIEHLGDGTALGCRIEYLHETPELPLGTAGSLTLLPPHLTEPGADPIIVLNSDIMVEFSARALLEEHAQSKAKMTIGTKLYQHTVPFGVIEMDEARLITSIVEKPEVAVEVNAAVYCIDPELVRELPVGEPSTMPELAQICLDSDRRVQAWPLTSEWIDVGTPADLARAKGEH from the coding sequence ATGCTGAATGAGAACCTGCAGGCGGTGCTTTCCGCGAGCACCGCGACGCTGATCGACGCTCTCGGTGCCATTGATCGCGGGGCGGGCGGGCTTTCGTGTCTTGTCGACGACGACGGCCGTTTGGTCGCGGTTCTCACGGACGGCGACGTGCGTCGCGCCTTGCTCGGCGGTGCGGCACTCGAGGACCCTGCCGAGAGATTCGCTGTGCGCAACCCGCACACCGTTCCCAGCGGAACATCGCGTGCGAGCGTGCTCGATCTCATGAAGTCGCTGCGTATCAGCGCAGTGCCCGAGATCGACGAGTCGGGAAGGCTGCGTGCGATCCACACACTCTCCGACATCGTCGGCGGGAGAGTCCTGCCGAATTACGCGGTGATCATGGCGGGCGGAAAAGGCACCCGCCTGGGCGAGCTGACGAAGCATCGGCCGAAGCCGCTCATGATGGTCGCGGGGCGGGCAATCATCGAGTGGGTCATTCTCGGTTTGGTGGGCGATGGTGTTCGCAACATCTTCGTCAGCGTCAACCATATGGCAGACCAGATCATCGAGCACCTGGGCGATGGAACCGCTCTCGGATGTCGCATCGAGTACCTACATGAGACGCCCGAACTCCCCCTTGGAACCGCCGGCTCGTTGACGTTGCTTCCGCCCCACCTTACGGAGCCTGGCGCGGACCCGATCATCGTCTTGAACAGCGACATCATGGTGGAGTTCAGTGCCCGCGCGCTGCTTGAAGAGCATGCGCAGAGCAAGGCGAAGATGACGATCGGCACCAAGCTTTACCAGCACACTGTGCCGTTCGGTGTGATCGAGATGGATGAGGCACGACTCATCACGTCGATCGTTGAGAAACCGGAAGTGGCTGTCGAAGTCAACGCTGCGGTGTACTGCATCGATCCCGAGCTCGTTCGCGAGCTGCCCGTCGGCGAGCCGAGCACAATGCCGGAGCTCGCACAGATTTGCCTGGACAGCGACCGTCGTGTCCAGGCCTGGCCTCTTACTTCTGAATGGATCGATGTCGGCACTCCGGCCGATCTCGCACGCGCCAAAGGAGAGCATTGA
- the neuC gene encoding UDP-N-acetylglucosamine 2-epimerase produces MTTAIFVGTRADLGPLEPVIRACASDDVVVLCGVAFTEAELSTNLNALGIDVRVVALADTVEQVDATVMVEQSAVLLQGMQRQIERLSLDRVVVLGDRWELLAVATAAYLAGLRIIHVHGGEVTEGALDERVRHAITKLADIHCVASEDAAQRVKQLGEPDDRVFLTGAPGLDRIVNAIPMNDRALENLLGHEVARPLALFTFHPPTADEFVDLAEAVRVSLSAAVASCPSVIVTDPGMDAGRDVILGVIDEMAARDGRITRISSLGARYPSVLAAVDVVVGNSSSGVIEAASAGVPAVDIGRRQAGRLRADTVVHASGDGPSVAAALAEALSDVVRARARARANPYGNGDAAAKIRDVILRARELPMSKKFIDR; encoded by the coding sequence ATGACGACGGCGATATTCGTCGGCACGCGGGCAGATCTTGGGCCACTGGAGCCGGTCATCCGCGCGTGCGCTTCAGACGATGTCGTTGTGCTCTGCGGCGTGGCATTCACGGAAGCTGAACTATCGACCAACCTCAACGCTCTCGGCATTGATGTGAGGGTCGTTGCGCTTGCCGACACGGTCGAGCAGGTGGATGCAACCGTCATGGTTGAGCAGTCCGCCGTGCTCCTCCAGGGAATGCAACGGCAGATCGAGCGGCTGTCGCTCGATCGCGTGGTCGTGCTCGGCGATCGCTGGGAGCTGCTAGCGGTCGCCACGGCCGCATATCTGGCCGGTCTGCGGATCATCCATGTACACGGTGGTGAGGTCACGGAAGGGGCGCTCGATGAGCGCGTCCGCCACGCAATCACGAAACTTGCTGACATTCACTGTGTAGCGTCCGAGGACGCGGCCCAGCGGGTAAAGCAGCTCGGCGAGCCGGATGACCGTGTGTTCCTCACGGGTGCGCCAGGACTCGATCGCATTGTCAACGCGATCCCGATGAACGATCGAGCGCTCGAGAACCTGCTCGGACACGAGGTCGCGCGGCCCCTTGCGCTCTTCACGTTTCACCCGCCGACAGCGGACGAGTTTGTCGATCTTGCCGAAGCTGTGCGCGTGAGCCTTTCTGCAGCCGTCGCTTCGTGTCCGAGCGTTATCGTGACCGATCCGGGCATGGATGCGGGACGAGACGTGATTCTCGGTGTGATCGACGAGATGGCTGCACGCGACGGTCGAATCACGCGCATCAGTTCGCTGGGAGCGCGCTACCCGTCGGTGCTCGCCGCGGTCGACGTGGTGGTTGGCAACTCCTCGTCGGGCGTTATTGAGGCGGCGAGCGCGGGTGTGCCGGCTGTCGACATCGGGCGGCGTCAAGCAGGCCGCTTGCGAGCGGATACTGTTGTCCATGCAAGTGGGGATGGGCCATCGGTAGCCGCCGCGCTGGCAGAGGCACTCTCAGATGTCGTTCGGGCGCGGGCTCGCGCCCGCGCCAACCCTTACGGGAATGGTGACGCTGCGGCCAAAATCCGTGACGTCATCCTGCGCGCCAGAGAGCTGCCCATGAGCAAGAAATTCATAGATCGGTGA
- a CDS encoding N-acetylneuraminate synthase family protein — MSSLREAVNGGDRVVVIAEAGVNHNGDPAIAHELIEVARASGADFVKFQTFDPSKLVAPNTEATPYQRERGAKSQSDLLAALALPEKVWIELRDHAEDVGIGFLSTPFDLDSARLLASLGVHAMKVSSGELTNLPYLRELAAMGIDLLVSTGMGTEAEVLAAADACSAAPFLAMFHCVSAYPAPVEQCNLQAIPVLAAKTGVPVGWSDHTPGAESALVAAALGARLFEKHFTMDRAMEGPDHAASLEPEELRSYVAQLKAVPAMLGDGVKRRMPAEEENAPLVRRSWHAARPLRAGEIVSVGDLVALRPEDGISPSIDIVGRTLQGDVAPGSAVRAADLVGEV; from the coding sequence ATGAGCAGTCTCAGAGAAGCCGTGAACGGTGGCGACCGTGTGGTGGTGATCGCCGAGGCGGGAGTCAACCACAACGGCGATCCCGCCATCGCCCACGAACTCATCGAAGTCGCGAGGGCTTCTGGTGCTGACTTCGTCAAGTTCCAGACGTTCGACCCGTCGAAGCTCGTCGCGCCGAATACCGAGGCCACCCCGTACCAGCGCGAACGCGGAGCCAAGAGCCAGAGCGACCTTCTCGCGGCGCTCGCGCTGCCGGAGAAGGTCTGGATCGAGCTTCGCGACCACGCAGAGGACGTGGGCATCGGATTCCTCAGTACGCCGTTTGACCTCGACAGTGCGCGCTTGCTGGCCAGCCTCGGGGTTCACGCGATGAAGGTGTCGTCCGGGGAGCTCACCAACCTCCCGTACCTCCGAGAGCTCGCGGCGATGGGTATCGACCTGCTTGTCTCAACGGGCATGGGGACCGAAGCAGAGGTCCTCGCGGCCGCTGATGCGTGTTCGGCGGCCCCGTTTCTCGCGATGTTCCACTGCGTGTCGGCTTATCCGGCCCCCGTGGAACAGTGCAATCTGCAGGCCATCCCCGTGCTTGCTGCGAAGACCGGCGTACCGGTCGGCTGGTCGGATCACACTCCGGGTGCGGAGTCGGCCCTCGTTGCCGCGGCTCTCGGAGCGCGACTTTTCGAGAAGCACTTCACAATGGACCGCGCAATGGAGGGTCCGGACCACGCCGCGAGCCTCGAGCCTGAGGAGCTGCGTTCCTATGTTGCGCAGCTCAAGGCGGTGCCTGCGATGCTCGGCGATGGAGTGAAGCGTCGGATGCCAGCTGAGGAGGAGAACGCGCCACTCGTGCGTCGGTCCTGGCATGCTGCACGGCCCTTGCGCGCTGGTGAGATCGTGTCCGTCGGCGACCTCGTGGCGCTCCGCCCGGAGGACGGCATCTCGCCGAGCATCGACATCGTGGGGCGCACGCTCCAGGGCGACGTGGCACCGGGTAGCGCAGTGCGCGCAGCAGACCTTGTTGGCGAGGTGTAA
- a CDS encoding transferase: MSDHPGANPRGYVLLGAGGHARSVSDVIASRGGVVAAFVSRSAAEGADPPIIDEAEFAGSSRFGAYPIVVAIGDNVTRLRLHRAFAPSRLAEAIVALTATVAGELRVGTVVHHHAHVGPSASVGEAVIVNTGAIIEHEAVVGDGAHIAPGAVLLGAARVGEGAFIGSGARVLPGVVVGAGAVVGAGAVVVKDIPAGATAVGVPARIVG, from the coding sequence GTGTCCGACCATCCTGGCGCGAATCCGCGCGGCTACGTGCTTCTCGGCGCAGGTGGGCATGCCCGCAGCGTGTCGGACGTGATTGCATCCCGGGGTGGGGTCGTAGCAGCGTTCGTATCGAGATCGGCTGCCGAAGGTGCAGACCCGCCGATTATTGATGAAGCGGAGTTCGCCGGGTCGAGCCGGTTTGGCGCCTACCCGATCGTGGTTGCAATCGGGGACAACGTGACGCGTCTGCGCTTGCATCGCGCGTTCGCGCCCAGTCGTCTCGCGGAGGCGATTGTTGCGTTGACCGCGACTGTCGCCGGTGAGCTCCGCGTCGGTACCGTCGTCCATCACCACGCGCACGTTGGGCCGTCTGCCTCGGTTGGGGAAGCGGTGATCGTCAATACGGGAGCGATCATTGAGCACGAGGCGGTGGTGGGCGATGGTGCCCACATCGCACCGGGCGCGGTGCTTCTCGGCGCCGCGCGTGTCGGCGAGGGGGCGTTCATTGGATCGGGTGCGCGTGTACTCCCGGGCGTCGTGGTCGGCGCCGGCGCAGTGGTCGGCGCGGGGGCAGTCGTGGTGAAGGACATCCCGGCGGGAGCGACGGCAGTCGGCGTTCCTGCCCGAATTGTGGGCTAG
- a CDS encoding Gfo/Idh/MocA family protein, translating to MRIFIAGHGSIAQRHMKNLAALAPSTEFVVQQSRHGRAVALPPNAKVVASPEEATARGIDAAVIATASAEHADALRHLIPASVPLYVEKPVLTSEIDAAEISQLMREVGYDAPSLVGCNLRYLPSLIKTRELITSGAVGRIVRAHLEAGQWLPDWRPERDYRASYSASSEAGGGVVLDLIHELDVARWMLGEFDRVQADLAQRSSLEIDSEDTAGILLSQRGGALAVVALDYVSRRPVRRYCFTGEEGTIVWDMPSKQLVITRATGIEQIRLDDDAFDVSTTYMRAMSEFLRAIDSGLQTSQPLSEGLSTLALALRAKKAAL from the coding sequence GTGCGCATCTTCATCGCTGGGCATGGTTCGATCGCTCAGCGACACATGAAGAATCTCGCCGCGTTGGCGCCGAGCACCGAGTTCGTGGTTCAGCAATCTCGTCATGGGCGCGCCGTCGCACTTCCTCCCAACGCGAAGGTCGTCGCCTCGCCTGAAGAAGCGACGGCACGTGGAATCGACGCCGCCGTCATCGCGACCGCATCGGCCGAGCATGCCGACGCACTTAGGCACCTGATCCCGGCATCAGTGCCACTCTACGTCGAGAAACCCGTGCTGACCTCAGAAATCGATGCGGCTGAGATCTCGCAACTCATGCGCGAGGTGGGGTACGACGCTCCGTCGTTGGTGGGGTGCAACCTGCGCTATCTCCCCTCCCTGATCAAGACTCGCGAACTGATCACCAGCGGTGCCGTGGGTCGGATCGTTCGTGCGCATTTGGAGGCGGGTCAGTGGCTGCCGGATTGGCGCCCCGAGCGCGATTACCGGGCCAGTTATAGCGCCTCGTCCGAAGCAGGCGGCGGGGTGGTGCTGGATCTCATCCATGAGTTGGATGTCGCCCGCTGGATGCTCGGTGAGTTCGACCGCGTTCAGGCTGACCTCGCGCAGAGGTCGTCCCTGGAGATCGACTCGGAGGACACCGCAGGCATACTGCTGTCGCAACGAGGCGGCGCCCTCGCAGTCGTCGCGCTTGACTACGTGAGCCGACGCCCCGTCCGCCGATACTGCTTCACCGGCGAGGAGGGCACAATCGTTTGGGATATGCCTTCGAAGCAACTCGTCATCACCCGCGCAACCGGGATTGAGCAAATTCGGCTCGATGATGACGCATTCGACGTGTCAACGACCTACATGCGAGCGATGTCAGAGTTCCTCCGCGCGATAGACTCCGGGCTGCAAACTTCTCAGCCTCTCTCCGAAGGCTTGAGCACTCTCGCGCTCGCGCTCCGCGCGAAGAAGGCAGCACTGTGA
- a CDS encoding cytidylyltransferase domain-containing protein has translation MSTIATICARGGSKGVPGKNSRLMLGRPLIAYTIEQALSATGIDGVFVSTDSPSIAAIAEREGATVLSLRPAHLATDTAPKIPVIENLVETVEATGIVVDRIVDLDPTSPLRSVTDIDRALELLDRDTDVVITGYVSDKNPYFNMVEDKGEGRFGLVVSPANPIVGRQAAPRVYAMNASIYCWWRHTLPRGLWTGNVRLHEMPRERSIDIDHEMDWLLVERLLHERQKDGLR, from the coding sequence GTGAGCACTATCGCAACAATCTGCGCCCGCGGCGGTTCGAAGGGCGTGCCCGGCAAGAACTCGCGACTCATGCTTGGGCGCCCCCTCATTGCGTACACCATCGAGCAGGCGTTGAGCGCCACGGGTATCGACGGCGTGTTCGTATCAACCGACTCTCCATCGATCGCCGCCATCGCGGAGCGTGAGGGGGCAACTGTGCTGAGCCTCCGCCCGGCGCACCTCGCGACCGACACCGCGCCGAAGATCCCCGTGATCGAGAATCTCGTCGAGACCGTCGAGGCGACCGGAATCGTCGTCGACCGCATAGTGGACCTCGACCCGACATCACCGCTGCGTTCCGTAACCGACATCGATCGAGCTCTCGAGCTCCTCGATCGAGACACTGACGTCGTCATCACCGGATATGTGTCCGATAAGAACCCCTACTTCAACATGGTCGAGGACAAGGGCGAGGGACGCTTCGGCCTGGTGGTGTCACCGGCGAATCCGATCGTCGGCCGCCAGGCCGCGCCGCGCGTGTACGCCATGAACGCCTCGATCTACTGCTGGTGGCGCCATACGCTTCCGCGTGGGCTGTGGACAGGAAACGTCCGGCTGCACGAAATGCCGCGCGAAAGGTCGATCGACATCGATCATGAGATGGATTGGCTACTCGTGGAGCGGCTTCTCCACGAGCGACAGAAAGATGGACTTCGATGA
- a CDS encoding SDR family oxidoreductase has translation MTQQAVTLLTGGAGILGSRMAARLIAEGHVLVVVDRNQEALEKLAADLGPSESFRGLAADVASRTDMEAVRDEIEAELGAVSTLINAAAGKSENFFEPFEEFPIGDWDEVMRINLTSAMVCSQVFGKGMAERGAGNIVNILSIYGIVAPDQRIYEGSEYLGRAINTPAVYSASKAGLWGLTKYLAAYWGHRNVRVNAVTPGGVFSGQNETFVERYSARVPLGRMAEPFEIADAVAFLASDRSAYISGQNIVVDGGLSTW, from the coding sequence ATGACCCAGCAGGCAGTCACGCTTCTCACCGGTGGGGCCGGCATCCTGGGCTCACGCATGGCCGCCCGCCTGATTGCCGAGGGACACGTCCTCGTTGTCGTCGACCGAAATCAGGAGGCCCTGGAGAAGCTCGCGGCGGATCTTGGGCCGAGCGAGTCGTTCCGCGGCCTCGCGGCCGACGTCGCGTCACGCACCGATATGGAAGCGGTTCGCGACGAAATCGAAGCAGAACTCGGCGCTGTCTCCACGCTCATCAATGCTGCTGCAGGCAAGAGCGAGAATTTTTTCGAGCCCTTCGAGGAATTCCCGATCGGTGATTGGGACGAGGTAATGCGGATCAACCTGACGAGCGCGATGGTTTGCTCCCAGGTATTCGGCAAGGGCATGGCAGAACGCGGCGCGGGCAACATCGTCAACATCCTGTCGATCTACGGCATTGTGGCTCCGGACCAGCGGATCTACGAGGGCTCAGAGTATCTCGGCCGCGCCATCAACACTCCCGCGGTGTACAGCGCCTCCAAGGCTGGCCTCTGGGGGCTCACGAAGTATCTCGCAGCGTACTGGGGGCATCGCAACGTTCGCGTCAACGCCGTGACTCCAGGCGGGGTGTTCAGCGGACAGAATGAAACCTTCGTGGAGCGCTACTCGGCGCGAGTGCCGCTGGGCCGCATGGCCGAGCCGTTCGAGATCGCCGATGCAGTGGCTTTCCTCGCGTCCGACCGCTCGGCGTACATCAGCGGGCAGAACATCGTTGTGGATGGCGGCCTGAGCACCTGGTGA
- a CDS encoding O-antigen ligase family protein, whose product MKNWRAGVAVAAVLATAGVGAGLLRSVAPPTGYVPLRVITLLLTLVLVGAMFRNLVRFVFRNYLVVGFVAWSLVGLVWSEDRISTLTTVAGLGAIALLGAAMALLGRSLDIGMVLMWTFTATSLGSLLLVIAAPQVGAVWVSHPTEGLTFQPIGLFAWNSDLGFSAAVAAILALAAAFTKRSWWLLLVVAFNGFMVWYSNSAASMITLLIASLALLLMQGWRWAVGLGAVAIIGAAAGMLALTPVGFLDRLLGLLGRSSNLTGRVNLWAETLAQAMSHPVLGAGAGVEPDLAKLTTAIHSHNGFIQVFFDRGAVGILLFAALIVMAVVRAARNRDTTAATLIVAVVIANLANNYLTYASLGLLLLLWVSYRGVEHRDAAAEGAVVRNSGDVMIKPTGSGSTEW is encoded by the coding sequence GTGAAGAACTGGCGTGCGGGGGTCGCAGTTGCGGCGGTACTGGCCACTGCGGGCGTCGGAGCCGGTCTCCTCCGCTCAGTAGCGCCGCCTACCGGCTATGTGCCGTTACGAGTGATTACTCTCTTGCTCACGCTCGTGCTGGTCGGCGCGATGTTCCGCAACCTCGTTCGCTTCGTTTTTCGCAACTACTTGGTTGTTGGATTCGTCGCATGGAGCCTGGTCGGCCTCGTGTGGTCCGAGGATCGGATCTCCACGCTCACCACCGTGGCCGGGCTGGGGGCGATCGCGCTTCTAGGAGCCGCAATGGCCCTGCTCGGTCGGTCCCTCGATATCGGCATGGTGCTCATGTGGACGTTCACAGCCACATCCTTGGGCTCCCTCTTGCTCGTCATCGCTGCCCCTCAGGTGGGCGCCGTCTGGGTGTCGCACCCCACGGAGGGGCTCACGTTTCAACCGATCGGCCTCTTCGCTTGGAACAGCGACTTGGGGTTTAGCGCCGCCGTCGCTGCCATTTTGGCGTTGGCTGCTGCGTTTACCAAGAGGTCTTGGTGGCTGCTGCTTGTTGTCGCCTTCAACGGGTTCATGGTCTGGTACTCGAACTCGGCCGCGTCGATGATCACCTTGCTGATAGCGTCACTCGCTCTCCTGCTCATGCAAGGCTGGCGGTGGGCAGTGGGTCTCGGAGCGGTGGCCATCATCGGAGCGGCGGCAGGAATGCTCGCTTTGACCCCCGTCGGATTCCTAGACCGACTGCTCGGCCTCCTGGGGCGCTCCTCGAACCTCACCGGGCGCGTAAACCTCTGGGCCGAGACTCTCGCACAGGCGATGAGCCATCCGGTTCTGGGGGCAGGCGCCGGTGTGGAGCCCGATCTCGCGAAGCTGACGACTGCCATTCACTCGCATAACGGATTCATCCAGGTGTTCTTCGACCGTGGCGCCGTGGGAATCCTGCTTTTTGCGGCGTTGATCGTCATGGCAGTTGTACGCGCCGCTCGAAACAGAGACACGACAGCCGCCACGCTGATCGTCGCCGTCGTGATAGCCAACCTTGCGAACAACTACCTCACGTATGCGTCTCTCGGACTTCTCCTACTTCTCTGGGTGAGTTATCGAGGAGTAGAGCATAGGGACGCGGCCGCGGAAGGCGCTGTGGTGCGGAATAGCGGTGATGTGATGATTAAGCCCACGGGAAGCGGTAGCACGGAATGGTGA
- a CDS encoding lipopolysaccharide biosynthesis protein, with protein MAPILILLLVTPLVTRVLGAHEYGGVAVSISVYQLASVALALGLPMMVTRDALLADGGFNRATGYVAIGSILVVVAAAAVAGTAGSWGPAMFPGVNQLVVAMGVVAGGGLAIVTLGQAVLRAAGRVAAFVSIAMLAAMLPPVVGLTLVLVGTPSAARYSIGLAVGYLIAAAVAVAVSVRHAAPALSWRSTWRAIRVGLPAVPHSLAVPALLTVMMAAVIRLGGVAEAGQMQVAVMLGSAVVTVLNAVNNAWAPMVMQAPADERADMLARSSVMVAAVALVLVSGYVVLAPFVVPLVGGPAVADDLPVRASAIVAMAGAFHVAYLANIHLTFISGRTWPLALSTPLAAALAVSTGVLCGIAFPSEYSLIGYTLVWPVFYLFQAVASFGLARVGGLEPARLGRASAVLGVTCVVALQAVVLIPQPFWSFVVVGVAALVGAVLWLILRRAGNRVASA; from the coding sequence GTGGCACCGATTCTGATCCTGTTGCTCGTGACGCCGCTCGTCACGCGAGTACTTGGTGCCCACGAGTACGGCGGGGTGGCCGTTTCGATCAGCGTGTACCAGCTTGCGTCAGTAGCGCTCGCTCTCGGGTTGCCCATGATGGTAACGCGCGATGCGCTTCTCGCCGACGGAGGATTCAACCGTGCAACGGGCTACGTCGCCATCGGGTCGATCCTGGTGGTGGTTGCGGCGGCCGCGGTAGCTGGCACGGCGGGCTCATGGGGGCCGGCGATGTTCCCTGGAGTAAACCAGCTGGTGGTCGCCATGGGCGTGGTCGCAGGAGGTGGCCTCGCGATCGTAACTCTCGGCCAGGCCGTTCTACGCGCCGCGGGGCGAGTTGCCGCATTCGTGAGCATCGCGATGCTGGCGGCGATGCTCCCACCTGTGGTCGGACTGACGCTGGTTCTCGTTGGCACACCATCGGCGGCGCGATACTCGATCGGGTTAGCAGTCGGGTATCTCATCGCAGCGGCCGTCGCCGTCGCGGTTTCGGTCAGGCATGCGGCCCCCGCCCTTTCTTGGCGGAGCACATGGCGGGCCATACGTGTCGGCCTGCCCGCTGTGCCGCATAGCCTCGCTGTGCCAGCACTTTTGACCGTGATGATGGCCGCCGTGATCCGTCTGGGCGGCGTTGCCGAGGCTGGGCAGATGCAGGTTGCGGTGATGCTCGGATCAGCGGTGGTCACCGTGCTGAACGCCGTCAACAACGCATGGGCGCCCATGGTGATGCAGGCGCCGGCTGACGAGCGCGCCGACATGCTCGCCAGGTCGAGCGTGATGGTGGCCGCCGTCGCGTTGGTGCTCGTCAGCGGCTACGTCGTGTTGGCGCCCTTCGTTGTGCCCCTCGTGGGCGGCCCCGCTGTCGCGGACGATCTGCCGGTTCGTGCGTCAGCGATCGTCGCGATGGCCGGGGCGTTCCATGTTGCCTATCTGGCGAACATCCATCTCACCTTCATCAGCGGTCGTACCTGGCCGCTGGCCTTGTCGACGCCCCTCGCCGCCGCCCTCGCTGTGTCGACGGGCGTCCTGTGCGGGATTGCGTTCCCCTCGGAGTACTCGCTGATCGGCTATACCTTGGTGTGGCCGGTGTTTTACCTCTTCCAAGCAGTCGCAAGCTTTGGGCTTGCGCGGGTAGGTGGGCTTGAGCCCGCGCGACTCGGCCGGGCGAGCGCTGTGCTCGGCGTGACTTGTGTGGTGGCTCTGCAGGCCGTGGTGCTTATCCCCCAGCCATTTTGGAGTTTCGTGGTCGTGGGTGTCGCAGCTCTCGTAGGTGCGGTGCTGTGGCTCATATTGCGCCGCGCGGGTAACCGCGTCGCGTCGGCCTAG
- a CDS encoding acyltransferase family protein, with amino-acid sequence MRDAAPHLLYLDLVRALAAQAVVLGHAAVLAFPELIGAEKFHIQSYAVVIFLALSGFLIARSVRSRIARGTFALSGYVYDRAARIFVPLLPLIPCIVIIDHIVLGSPPTSRFVTDMDDGPLAIVSNALMLQDNWLIQVTDRLFDADLSRRALGSAAPWWTVAIEWWIYIAFGCIAALMIRRTQRIAAASIFGGFALVSVLGTSLGGNMLIVAWVIGAALAWWSPDFSASTWRWIAGASILLVVAYLLVLPDGTYTLPVVALTAVAVVASFRSSSWQILQRIAGPIRWLADYSYSLYLIHFSVLVWVVSASPGTPGWAHVAIGVVASNVVAIGCWLAFERHHKAIRAKFPR; translated from the coding sequence GTGCGCGATGCGGCTCCTCACCTTCTCTACCTCGACCTGGTCCGCGCATTGGCGGCGCAGGCAGTGGTGCTCGGTCACGCTGCAGTTCTCGCATTTCCCGAGCTAATCGGCGCCGAAAAATTCCACATTCAGTCATACGCCGTCGTGATCTTCCTTGCGCTGTCTGGTTTCTTGATCGCTCGCTCGGTCCGCTCACGCATTGCCCGCGGGACGTTCGCACTCTCAGGCTATGTTTACGATCGGGCAGCTCGAATATTTGTTCCGCTGCTTCCACTCATCCCCTGCATCGTCATCATCGATCACATCGTCCTAGGCTCTCCTCCGACGAGCAGATTCGTCACGGACATGGATGACGGACCACTCGCGATCGTCTCTAATGCGTTGATGCTCCAGGACAACTGGCTGATCCAGGTGACGGATCGATTGTTCGACGCCGACCTTTCTCGTCGAGCCCTCGGGAGCGCGGCCCCCTGGTGGACAGTGGCGATCGAATGGTGGATCTACATTGCCTTCGGGTGCATCGCTGCACTCATGATCCGTCGGACGCAGCGCATCGCGGCGGCCTCCATCTTCGGCGGCTTCGCCCTTGTGAGTGTGTTGGGGACGAGCCTCGGAGGCAACATGCTCATCGTCGCCTGGGTGATCGGCGCTGCCCTCGCCTGGTGGTCGCCCGACTTCTCTGCTTCGACGTGGCGCTGGATCGCAGGCGCGTCGATCCTGCTTGTGGTCGCCTACCTGCTCGTTCTCCCGGACGGCACCTACACCCTCCCCGTGGTCGCGCTCACGGCAGTCGCCGTGGTCGCATCGTTCCGTTCATCGTCGTGGCAGATTCTCCAGCGCATCGCAGGCCCGATTCGATGGCTTGCCGACTATTCGTACTCGCTCTATCTCATTCACTTCTCGGTGCTCGTCTGGGTGGTGAGCGCTTCACCCGGCACCCCGGGTTGGGCGCACGTGGCGATTGGCGTGGTCGCATCGAACGTTGTCGCCATCGGCTGCTGGCTGGCATTCGAACGTCATCACAAGGCCATTCGCGCTAAGTTTCCTCGCTGA